DNA from Triplophysa dalaica isolate WHDGS20190420 chromosome 21, ASM1584641v1, whole genome shotgun sequence:
CATCGAGAGGCTGATCAACCATCCTGGTAAAAACCGACCATCCACGCACTCGAGGAAAGGAGAACCTCCCCATTGAAACCCACTGCTATTCATCACATAACTATCGCCGCGGGCCCACTTAGGTGTGTCTAGGGTACTCAGATCATTTAAAAGAATTCGTTTAGACAAAGCGTGGAGAGGTGGGGAGCCAGATTTGAAGGAATTAAACCAGCTTTGGTCAGGAGCAGGAGGAAGGAGGCTGCTCCAGACAGAAGTGAGGTCCTGCAAGAGGATGTCCTGGGTGGCATCCTTAGATGCTCGGAGCACCAGTTGGGGCTGTTGGATAGTGGGGTCAGCATCGAACATCAGGAAAGCTCGTCTGACCAGGCCTGGCCTGTCTCCTTCCAGCAAGGCCCGGACCAGAGCGTGATACCATTCGATATCCTCTCGTACGCTTGTTTCTCTCAACTCGCTGGCTTGGAATATCAAGTTGAGGAAGTTGGCAGCGTTGGTGAGAGATGCTACGGCTTGGTGCACGAATGGAAAAAGGTCTCTCGGTGGAGATCCCTGCTGAACGGGAAGTTGGAAAGTCTGAGTGCAGGTAGATCCAGCCAGGGATGACGACTCGCCAGTGTGGAGGTAAGTCTCCGCTGCAGACTGGTTCTCGTTCACTTTTACAGTCGGGCCTTGACTGGTAGCCAAGATGCTGTTGTACAAACTCTCTCCTGTTGTGATGCTTGTATTTTGGACGGTTGGAAAAGGTGATGGGGTGAGATCCAGGCTGGAGAGATCAGGCCCAGACACAGTGCTGAGTTGAGCAGAAAGTAAGCAGGGAAGCTGAAAAAGAAGCAGCAGGACTCCACCCTGAGGGCCCATGATTGCAATGGTATCATTCAACAAAATTCAGAATCCTGTGATATCTTACATTCTAGGATGCTTTGAGAATAAAACTCCGTTCActtcatttctctctttgtgtgGTTCTGTTTCTTCTCTCCTGTTTTAGAATCGCAGGGTTCCCGTTGCACACGACGCACACACGCCGCACACACACTTCACCCTACACATGAAGTTCAAAGGAGGCGACAACGTTTACTTTCCACCCATCCTGCCCTCAGTCCATCACTTGGTTACTTTCGACCAACATGAAGCTTGCCAAGATGAAGCTGTTGCGAAATCCAGACACAGATGCTCCCTTGGTACCGAGGATCCTGATCGCCAGCTTACCTTTTGACTTACACTGCAGTCCTCCTGTGAAGCTCTCTCACtgtttctctctcgctctcccaaTCTGTCGGCTATGGCGGGTACTGAGAGAGACACATCTGTTAATGTTGGATTGTTATAATGATGAGTGTATGTGTATGAGGATGGCTTGATGGATGAGAGGATGGGAGGGTAATCCTCTCTGTCAGAATCTCACCGCTTTGTGGATTAACCCAACACTCTCTGGCCGAGTCAGTTATGAGTGGTCTTTTATGGACTGTCCATGTTCATGTGATTGTGCACGTATACGGTTTACAAGCCTGCAGCTGTCTAGGCAAATGCagtgaaattttattttataataaacaaactgtaaattgcgataatgtaaaaatatatgaatgagCATGtatctgtgtgcgtgtgtgtgtgtgtgtgtgtgtgtgtgtgtgtgtgtgtgtaagagagagagagagagagagagatgattcATGTGATTCAGACAAATCCAGTCATATGGGTGATGCAGGCAAACCCGTGTTTCGGTGCCATGGCAACAGGATTCTGAGATTCTACACTCATTCCTGTGGGGCCCCACCCCCACCCAGGACTGCAGAGGCTGTAGCACATGTATCTATGCCTACAGTTCTTAAAACCTGCTAAGGAGAACATTATACTGCATTAGTATTTGTGTTTTCCGTTTATTATGCCATGTTACACATGATTGCATTCAAGTAAGGTATTGCAAAAGcatatttatcaaataaaaggAAAGCACTCTGAATATCGTTCTCCCACTGACTACAATAACGTCCATAAACTCCGTGTTATGTGGGCTTAgcaatatttgtaaatgttggtGAACAGCGACACCATTCGGTCCGTCAATGAAGTTGCATCACGAATGCGAGACAAAATGTAGCGCAAATTAAATTCTCTCATCACATaacaatgaatgaatgtaaacaatGATAATTGATGCAGTGatgatgtgtttatataaacatacaccCCTATTACTTAAATCAATATGTATAAATATCACACATAAGgggatatattttatttcatgtattgGCCTTGTGAATgacatatttttacagaattagtaattatgttatgttagtatttaatgttaatataatgaAATTCGTATGTTCAAAATAGTCTAGAGACTTGGCTCACAATGCAAAAACAATCTGCAAGAATCGTTTGCATCAAGTGCTGCACAGAAAGGCGATGCCCAGGCATTCATTTAGGCTACATCAGTTGACAGACGCATGGCATATTCCAGACAACAACGCGGTAAATGACATCTGTATGACCAGCaggacaaaaaacattacagcaCGGTTCACGTCACTAAAGGGGACAACACATAGCCTGCAGCCAAGTGGACAGCAATGGAACCGATAAGACCAAACGCGAAACGCATCGCATTTGCGGAAGTGAGCGGGCGGGTGGGGCCTCGGTGTGCGCCGTGGAGACGCTAATGTGACTACAGACGCCTTTAGGATTGCGCGAAATGAAGCGTTATGTATGACCCTACAAAGACCCGTGGATATTTTTGAGGCCGGACATTAAATGGCGCTGCCGTTCGGAAATATGCGGGGTCACCGCGCGCAATGTTGAAGGGACGCCTGACATAGAGTTGATATTCTTTAATTGTCTAGCGGCCAGTGAGTGGGCTAACTAACAGCAAGAGGATTAGACTCCCGTTAACCGATATCATATGACTGGAGCAATGTGAAACGCCGATATCGCTCGTTCCTTCCGTATATTGAGGaataataatgaacaacgcgcaagATATGTCTCCCGATTTTGTCTTGATGCGCCTGGTCTCCGCGGCCGAGGATGACCGCTTGGATGAGGAGAATGGAAATCTGTCGTCGGGCAGCGGACTGACAGTGCAGGATGTCTTGGCTCATGGGGGTATTAAGGGTAACTTTGAATGCACGCAGAATCAAATGGCCCGACACGGCCACATTTCGGCGGTGAACAAAGCTTCGCAAGCCAGCGGAACGGATGCACCTGACACTGGAGTGATGGCGACTAGACCTTCGCTGTCTGTACAGCCTCCGCCGCTTCACACAGCCGAGGCCCACGGGTACGATCTCACCCACAGAGGGGGAATGGGGCCTCAGCTGTTGGTATTCAGAAACATCTCTGAAGGATTTACTGAAAATAATTCGGAAGATCAGCGTACAGTCAGGGTTTTCGAGGACCAAGCCTCCGAATCTAGCGGCAGCATCAATAACAACATGTTCTGTGCCGTGGACGCTCAGCATCCTTCTGCGTGGACCCTGCACCCGCAGCTCAAACTGCCAGCGGTTGCTACAAACGCGGACGGAGCCGAGCTCTGCCACCGGCATCGTTTAATAACGGACAATACAGACTGGCCGCCGGTGGGGGATAAAACCAACCCCGTTTCGATGACGGAGCCCGGCTGGAGCTGCGCGACGGCGCAGCGGCAGCTCCAGCTTCCCGAAGGTCCCGTGTTGGAGCTGGCCAGGAAATTTGGCGAGCTGGGAGTCGCTCCGGTAACCGAATTTTTGCTCAAGGACGGCGAGCTCCCGCACTGCTCGTGTCAAAGCGTTCTCGGTTCGGCGGTGGCTGGAATCAGGCAAGGGGATGACCCGACCGAGACCAGCGATGCTCTCTTGGTGCTGGAGGGCCTCGGGTCAGAAGAGGTGAAAGGCTTGGGCATCAATACCTGTCAAAAGGCTGAATCTCTGAATGCGGGACAGGGGGACGTGGTGAACGCGATGCCGGGTGCGTTTGCGCTCAAGTGTTTCCCGGCGGTGCTGTCGGGGCAAGCCATGGGTGTTTCCGGGGGACTTTGCTCGCCGGCGTGTGGTGAATCACGGCTGTGTTGTTTATTGCGAGATTCGGTAAACTCAAGGGCTCAGGCTGATACCACAGACAAACGGACTCCCGAGGTCCTATCACCACCGTCAGTTAAATCCCAGGCTGAACCCAACCAGCACACTCCGTGTTCCAGCCAGGCGTCCACTCCGAAGGCTCGGCAGGACAGGAGCGCGTCCCGTGCGCATCTCTCCTGTGCGGCGAGCGGTGGAGAGAAGATGCTCAAAGTACCGGGAAAATCCAGGAAGGGGTCGCTTAAAATCCGTCTGAGTAAACTTTTCAGAACTAAAAGTTGTAGTGGCTCTAACAACATTTTGGACAAGAGACCTTCAGTTACGTTCTCCATATCCTCAGCTGGCAGTTTAGTTGACATGTCAGGGGCAGGGCGCCAAGACGCAGGGAGGtgagattttataaaatatgcaaCAGTACCATTAAACAGTATACAGATTATGTGTTTATATTCATAATAAACTcaacagtaaaaaaaagttgataCTTAACATAATCAAGACTGCATAGCTGGTTAACTCTATACTTTTCTGTTCTAAGTGACTTATTCCTCCAGCTAAATAATTACCCTAATAATTGTCTTTCCACAGCCAACCTCGACTAACAAGGGCACAAAGTGCCTTCTCGGCAGCTTCTTTTACTCCTGGTTTCACAggtaaaattagattttttagcAATGGAAGATTTAAGTGTGGAAGCTTAAGGAATCtttgaaatatattaaatgaagGCACATGGATTAACACCGGCAAACCGCTAATGAGTTTACACACTGCATGGGGAAATATAATAACACTGAAACATGATTTGGATGAGATTATTCTCATTTTAGGCCAATCTTTGGAATTAAGATAAGTAATGTCGTTAATGCCATCCTTATGACTCCAGTTATTAGGTTCTGTTCTCACCATCGCTCTGCTTTCAGGAGAGACTGTGTCTTTGGTGGATGTGGACATCTCTCAACGAGGGAGAAACTCTCCTCACCCTCCCACCCCTCCACCTCCTCCTCGACGGAGCCTCAGTCTGCTAGGTGAGCCCCACTACAGATGTTCACACGCCTCCTTTGATCTCCCACAgttcttttttttgtcttttttgcctTTGACATCTCCATCTGTTTAACACTTTTCAAAAATCCCTGTCATAACCTCCCCCCATCCTCGCTGGAACACTCACTCTACCCCTGATTCTACCATTTTTATCTTCTGTATCGTCCTTGAATGACCCTGTTTAAACATGGGGTTTGTTTCTATATGATCAATTGTCAGTAGTCAGAACATTGGGTGTAAATAGTGTCCAGTGTTTTGTGAGCAAGCCATTTAGAGGTTAGTAGGAAATGTATGTGAAGATGTCAGTCTAGCATTGGGAAACATTGGCGGTTTTTGTGTCAGCTTATGCATATAAATCCACAAAAAGTAATGCAACTTCTCCAGACACAAAGAATGCAAAACACATCTTACAGAGTATGCGGGAGTTCAactattataaatattacataaataaattataaaaaagcatTGAGATAAAAATTTGGAATTATATTTGGAGACCAAAATTAGTTgatttttgtgcatttcttgttttcatttgtattagCAATATCGTCcaaatgtccaaatttgctgtttttcaggaaatggaaaaacactgttgtttttaagtgattaaaaactgtgttgtcaaagttgaaaagcaatttttaattatttttatttgttagttaTTTGCagaacccagtgacaaacagaaatgatgacaaataaaaatgacttatggcaaaaaaataatcataaaatatgcagttacaaggtttcagaagggcAGCAGCAATATGAGATATATGATATCTATTTTCAAAGATATCTTTCTACTAACATGCATAttccgtcatttaaaaaaaaaatcaaaattttcttccaattttcttgtgtttacatgttttctgtaatCTCTTAAATGCAAGCATAGAAATTGATGCATCACTTTACGTAATAATGTAAAGGTTTGTTTTGGATACCCTAGTATGCGGTTTTATTTCGAGTGATGCGTGTAGGGTTCTTCAAGGGTTGCAAGTTTATTTGCTTTGTGTAAAAGTGTGATTTTAAGGCTTGAGGTTAAATAATGTGGCTAGAGATATAGATATTCCATCTGAATGTTATGTATGATGAAGCTGTTTGTGTAGTGGGAGAAGAGGATTCATTATGTGTGATTATTCAGGCATGGGCTGATTCATGCGGCTGCCATTTTGAAATCCAAAAGCAAATCTAGGATGGAAAaactcttgaaagtaatttcaGACCGAGACTCAACCAACTGTAGGGTAAAACTATAAAGTCTAAGAGACGTTTTCAACTTCATACTTCATACATACTTcataattttttgtaaaaaacgaAATCCTGCCATCTGGAGCcacatactttttatttaattattaatctGTACTATTTATTATCGTTGTTATTTACACAGACAATTACATTAGGAATACCCATAAAATATTGATAGCAATTATTTAAAGAACCTTCCGTGCATGGTCTATTCAATGGATGTTTCTGGTGACCTTGTTTCTAATTGTGGATGATTAATGAAAGACatattttaataagaaataaaaaggatttgtttgaatataaaaatttaGGTGAAAACATGCACTTTTTCTGCAGTACAGTTCATGCAGTTTAAAGTTGGTATATGCATTTGGTTTGCAATATATCCTTGCTCTACCTCATTTCTTAACCACctagaagaaatacattttccagCAGTGTGTGTGATTGAATGCGCACATCAGCATATATGGATTCATTCttacaaatacatacatttcaTTTCCATGTTGCTGTTCACTATGTGATATACAGCCTTGCTCCTTTATCCCTCATGCTTTAGAACtgcacatttttaatacatgcatgcatTCAACATGAATGTAATTGAAACCTGGTTTTCAATATACTGTGTTATACCCATGTTTACTGTGGTTTTGCACAGTTTGTCAATCGGATATCTGCCTGCAAAGTAGAGTTTGCTGAATAGCATTAGTTGAGAATTCAGTCATGTTCTGTGTCCTCTGCAAAGCTCTTGGTATCagcattatttttatgttgtgtaaTGAACTATACAACTTTGTAGacaaattatttatgttttgtatttccTTATCTTTAATTTGTCTATTCATTTATAGTAATTaatacaaagttattttaagtgtatgttttttatttatttagttgatagcaatatatattatttatgttcttaaagggatagttcacccaaaaattgtaattctgtcatcatgtattcacccttgagttgttccaaatttgtataaatgtatttgttctgatgaacacagagaaagatatttggaaaaaatgcttgttaccaaaaaaTTCTGGGTTACCATTtactaccgtagtaggaaaaatatctaattttgtattcaacaaaacatatcattttgtAAAGCAATttatcctactatggtggtccaaagaactgtttggttacaagcattcttccaaatatctttctctgtgttcatgagaacaaagacatgattgatttagaacaacttaagggtgagtattttcaagtgaactgttcctttaagtgagTTTACAACTGATCAATATGTCTCAGTGAATGTTCACACAGAGCTTTGATGATGTGCTTTAAGCTGTCACAGCGCACCATCGGTCACGTTAAACATAGACACGTGTTACTCCTGTGTACCGCTCCATTTCTTTATCTATTCCATCTCCTTATTCTCCTGGCTCTGATCCCTCCCTCCTGCTCTCTTCCAGACGACATAGGTGGGCCGCAGCCCGGGCCTTTCCTAGTGAGTGTAATGGGGGCTTCCCTGCAGTCTCTCCCTCtgcctcttcctcctcctcccccTCTCCACGCTACCATCCAGCATAGTCTCAGCCTCAATGGTAAGACTTGGGTGCGTTGGAGGGGGCTGTGTGCTGGTGTTTTAGGGAGCCTTTCTGGTTCTGAGTGCAGACTCCAACCCACATGCCTTTGTTTGCCCTCAGAAGCACTTTAACTCCATGAAACACTGGAATAAATTGTGAATGTGATGTTCTTGTGAAAGGCCGCCTGTGCATGATTCTTTGTTAAAAGGAGGCTTCGGCCAACCGCACGGTTTCGGTTTTC
Protein-coding regions in this window:
- the socs7 gene encoding suppressor of cytokine signaling 7 isoform X2, which codes for MNNAQDMSPDFVLMRLVSAAEDDRLDEENGNLSSGSGLTVQDVLAHGGIKGNFECTQNQMARHGHISAVNKASQASGTDAPDTGVMATRPSLSVQPPPLHTAEAHGYDLTHRGGMGPQLLVFRNISEGFTENNSEDQRTVRVFEDQASESSGSINNNMFCAVDAQHPSAWTLHPQLKLPAVATNADGAELCHRHRLITDNTDWPPVGDKTNPVSMTEPGWSCATAQRQLQLPEGPVLELARKFGELGVAPVTEFLLKDGELPHCSCQSVLGSAVAGIRQGDDPTETSDALLVLEGLGSEEVKGLGINTCQKAESLNAGQGDVVNAMPGAFALKCFPAVLSGQAMGVSGGLCSPACGESRLCCLLRDSVNSRAQADTTDKRTPEVLSPPSVKSQAEPNQHTPCSSQASTPKARQDRSASRAHLSCAASGGEKMLKVPGKSRKGSLKIRLSKLFRTKSCSGSNNILDKRPSVTFSISSAGSLVDMSGAGRQDAGSQPRLTRAQSAFSAASFTPGFTGETVSLVDVDISQRGRNSPHPPTPPPPPRRSLSLLDAFFRALPHSSPSPMETPAPARLAPPPVMCPLRGADSSSFTASLRELERCGWYWGPMNWEDAEMKLRGKPDGSFLVRDSSDPRYILSLSFRSQGVTHHTRMEHYRGTFSLWCHPKFEDRCHSVVEFIERAIMHSKNGKFLYFLRSRVPGLPPTPVQLLYPVSRFSNVKSLQHLCRFCIRQLVRIDHIQELPLPKPLIVYLRKFYYYDPEEEMYLSIKGMRQAAGVEQEAESET
- the socs7 gene encoding suppressor of cytokine signaling 7 isoform X1, encoding MNNAQDMSPDFVLMRLVSAAEDDRLDEENGNLSSGSGLTVQDVLAHGGIKGNFECTQNQMARHGHISAVNKASQASGTDAPDTGVMATRPSLSVQPPPLHTAEAHGYDLTHRGGMGPQLLVFRNISEGFTENNSEDQRTVRVFEDQASESSGSINNNMFCAVDAQHPSAWTLHPQLKLPAVATNADGAELCHRHRLITDNTDWPPVGDKTNPVSMTEPGWSCATAQRQLQLPEGPVLELARKFGELGVAPVTEFLLKDGELPHCSCQSVLGSAVAGIRQGDDPTETSDALLVLEGLGSEEVKGLGINTCQKAESLNAGQGDVVNAMPGAFALKCFPAVLSGQAMGVSGGLCSPACGESRLCCLLRDSVNSRAQADTTDKRTPEVLSPPSVKSQAEPNQHTPCSSQASTPKARQDRSASRAHLSCAASGGEKMLKVPGKSRKGSLKIRLSKLFRTKSCSGSNNILDKRPSVTFSISSAGSLVDMSGAGRQDAGSQPRLTRAQSAFSAASFTPGFTGETVSLVDVDISQRGRNSPHPPTPPPPPRRSLSLLDDIGGPQPGPFLVSVMGASLQSLPLPLPPPPPLHATIQHSLSLNDAFFRALPHSSPSPMETPAPARLAPPPVMCPLRGADSSSFTASLRELERCGWYWGPMNWEDAEMKLRGKPDGSFLVRDSSDPRYILSLSFRSQGVTHHTRMEHYRGTFSLWCHPKFEDRCHSVVEFIERAIMHSKNGKFLYFLRSRVPGLPPTPVQLLYPVSRFSNVKSLQHLCRFCIRQLVRIDHIQELPLPKPLIVYLRKFYYYDPEEEMYLSIKGMRQAAGVEQEAESET